One Acidobacteriota bacterium genomic window carries:
- a CDS encoding ABC transporter ATP-binding protein, with the protein MENRELTNSRARAPSVNLRSSILDPRSVLVRAEGLTKAYESGRSRVVVFQDLSLEIAEGEMVAVVGPSGAGKSTLLHLLGGLDRPTAGTVKVGEFDIFKLGDVDLARFRNGEIGFIFQFHHLLPEFTAVENTMMPLLIGRSSRRAAIDRAQSMLNSVGLADRVAHRPGELSGGEQARVALARALVTRPRLLLADEPTGDLDSKTSESIHSLLKEVHRSQKLTSVIVTHNERLASICDRVLHLEDGRLQ; encoded by the coding sequence ATGGAGAATAGAGAATTGACCAATTCCAGAGCGCGCGCGCCAAGCGTCAATCTTCGATCATCGATCCTCGATCCTCGATCCGTTTTGGTCCGCGCCGAAGGTCTTACGAAGGCTTACGAATCGGGCCGAAGCCGAGTCGTGGTCTTTCAGGACTTGAGCCTTGAGATCGCCGAAGGCGAGATGGTGGCGGTCGTCGGACCATCGGGCGCTGGAAAATCAACTCTATTGCACCTATTAGGTGGTTTAGACCGTCCGACAGCGGGAACGGTAAAAGTCGGCGAGTTTGACATTTTCAAACTCGGTGATGTAGACTTGGCGCGTTTTCGGAACGGGGAGATTGGTTTCATCTTCCAATTTCATCACCTGCTGCCCGAGTTCACCGCCGTTGAAAACACGATGATGCCGCTGCTCATAGGGCGAAGCTCACGTCGAGCGGCAATAGATCGTGCTCAGTCGATGCTGAACAGCGTCGGACTTGCGGACCGTGTTGCGCACAGGCCCGGAGAGTTGTCCGGCGGTGAGCAAGCCAGGGTCGCGCTGGCAAGAGCACTCGTAACCCGGCCGCGATTGCTGCTGGCAGACGAGCCGACGGGTGACCTCGACAGCAAGACAAGTGAAAGCATTCATAGCCTGCTCAAGGAGGTTCACAGATCGCAGAAGCTGACCTCGGTAATCGTCACTCACAACGAGCGTCTCGCTTCCATATGCGACCGAGTTCTTCACCTTGAGGATGGCCGCCTTCAATAG
- the lysS gene encoding lysine--tRNA ligase, with the protein MEDEQQPASDENDQLEERRRALGQIIELGFDPYPHRFHRTHSISQIVEQFADKTGEQLEAERPHTRAAGRIHAINRMGKAAFIRFSDGAELLQAYIKSNEVDERTWALFKLLDLGDFIGTEGRLFRTRTGELSIHAESLTFLAKALVPPPDKYYGLHDIELRYRQRYADLIANREVRRVFETRSQIIRLIRRYFDERGYMEVETPMLTPLPTGAAARPFATHHNALDIDLYARIAPELYLKRLIVGGFEKVYEINRNFRNEGIDRSHNPEFTMLEWYEAYSEYEDLLKLTEDLISSLVEQVCGTAVIEYGELRIDFTHPWKRLTMREAVIHYWADTQERPTFEDLSTSEGILRWAERDENLRSQIPHLRSLDYGHLLGEMFEHVAEAKLISPTFITEFPTELSPLSKQNQDDPRFVDRFELFIAGMEIANAFCEINDPVDQRQRFEAQMKLRERGDEEAMVIDEDYIRALSYGMPPTAGEGIGIDRLVMVLTNQKSIRDVILFPHMRPEKPEGSRQ; encoded by the coding sequence ATGGAGGACGAACAACAGCCGGCAAGCGATGAGAATGATCAACTCGAAGAACGGCGGCGTGCGCTTGGTCAGATCATAGAACTGGGCTTCGATCCTTATCCGCACAGATTCCACCGCACCCACTCCATAAGCCAGATAGTCGAGCAGTTCGCCGACAAGACCGGGGAACAACTTGAGGCAGAGCGCCCGCACACGCGAGCGGCCGGTCGTATTCACGCTATTAACAGGATGGGCAAGGCCGCGTTCATTCGGTTCTCCGACGGCGCTGAGCTGCTTCAAGCCTACATCAAGTCCAACGAGGTCGATGAACGCACCTGGGCGCTGTTCAAGCTGCTTGATCTTGGCGATTTTATCGGGACCGAGGGCCGGCTGTTTCGCACTCGAACCGGCGAGCTGTCGATCCACGCGGAATCCCTCACCTTCCTGGCAAAAGCTCTCGTTCCTCCCCCTGACAAGTACTATGGCTTGCACGACATCGAGTTGCGCTATCGCCAACGCTACGCCGATCTGATCGCCAACCGCGAAGTCCGCCGTGTGTTCGAAACGCGTTCTCAAATCATCCGGTTGATACGCAGGTACTTCGACGAGCGTGGCTATATGGAAGTCGAAACGCCGATGCTGACGCCGCTCCCTACCGGCGCGGCGGCGCGGCCGTTCGCGACTCATCACAACGCTCTGGACATCGATCTCTATGCGCGAATCGCCCCGGAGCTTTACTTGAAACGGCTGATCGTCGGCGGCTTCGAGAAGGTGTACGAGATAAATCGCAACTTCCGAAACGAAGGAATCGACCGCTCGCATAACCCAGAGTTCACGATGCTGGAATGGTACGAAGCGTATTCTGAGTACGAGGACCTTCTCAAGCTGACCGAGGATTTGATCTCGTCATTAGTCGAGCAAGTATGCGGCACAGCGGTCATCGAATACGGCGAGCTCAGAATTGACTTCACACATCCCTGGAAGCGGCTGACCATGCGCGAAGCCGTGATTCACTACTGGGCGGACACGCAAGAGCGGCCAACCTTTGAAGATCTATCGACAAGCGAAGGCATTCTGCGATGGGCAGAGCGAGACGAAAATCTCAGGTCTCAGATCCCACATCTCAGATCGCTTGACTACGGCCATCTGCTGGGCGAGATGTTCGAGCACGTTGCCGAAGCGAAGCTGATCAGCCCGACGTTCATAACCGAGTTTCCGACGGAGCTTTCGCCGTTGTCGAAGCAGAATCAGGATGACCCCCGGTTCGTGGACCGCTTCGAGCTGTTCATCGCCGGGATGGAAATTGCCAATGCGTTCTGCGAGATCAATGATCCCGTCGATCAGCGGCAACGGTTCGAGGCTCAGATGAAACTCCGCGAGCGCGGCGACGAAGAAGCGATGGTGATCGACGAAGACTACATACGAGCGTTGTCTTACGGTATGCCGCCTACGGCGGGCGAAGGCATAGGCATCGACCGGCTGGTGATGGTGCTGACCAATCAGAAGTCGATTCGCGACGTGATTTTGTTTCCGCACATGAGGCCCGAAAAACCAGAAGGCAGTAGGCAGTAG
- a CDS encoding alpha/beta hydrolase, with translation MRRFLNNLWNNTGFVWRLARIMILLVAGLITLIMAFEDRLIYFPTKYPDGFWEVESFRSRERQVVPKIEDCFFETSDGVRLHGWYCTPHPNAAGSLVPVESKMVLLWFHGNAGNLSYRYEMIRAMMELPVQVFIIDYRGYGKSEGKPTEQGLYLDARAAWDYLINERRVAPEQVIIFGKSLGGAPAIDLASQVEPAGLIVQSSFTSAGDVAAAVMPFLPRVLLHTKMDSLSKIDRVRCRKLFIHSRADEVIPYELGRRLYEAAPEPKEFYEVMGAPHNSTYIVGGKPYFEALRGFIESCAPPSTSPRR, from the coding sequence TTGCGACGATTTCTCAACAACCTCTGGAACAACACCGGCTTCGTGTGGCGGCTCGCCCGAATTATGATATTGCTTGTCGCTGGGTTGATAACCTTAATCATGGCGTTCGAAGACAGGCTCATCTACTTTCCGACCAAATATCCAGACGGCTTCTGGGAGGTCGAGAGTTTCCGCTCGCGCGAAAGACAAGTCGTCCCGAAGATTGAAGACTGTTTCTTCGAGACATCGGATGGTGTGCGGCTTCACGGCTGGTACTGCACGCCGCACCCGAACGCAGCCGGTTCGCTCGTTCCGGTTGAGTCAAAGATGGTCCTGCTGTGGTTTCACGGCAACGCCGGCAACCTCAGCTACCGCTACGAAATGATTCGCGCGATGATGGAGTTGCCGGTCCAGGTGTTCATCATTGATTACCGCGGCTACGGCAAGAGCGAGGGCAAACCAACCGAGCAGGGTTTGTATTTGGATGCTCGCGCGGCGTGGGACTATCTCATCAACGAACGCCGAGTCGCGCCCGAGCAAGTAATCATCTTCGGCAAATCGCTTGGCGGCGCTCCGGCAATTGACCTTGCGAGTCAGGTCGAACCTGCCGGTTTGATCGTGCAATCGAGCTTCACAAGCGCGGGCGATGTGGCCGCCGCAGTGATGCCCTTTTTGCCGCGAGTCTTGTTGCACACCAAGATGGATTCGCTCAGCAAGATCGATCGAGTCCGATGCCGGAAGCTTTTCATCCACAGCCGAGCAGACGAAGTTATTCCCTACGAGCTTGGCCGCCGGCTGTATGAAGCGGCGCCCGAGCCAAAAGAGTTTTACGAAGTGATGGGCGCGCCACATAACTCGACTTACATCGTCGGGGGCAAGCCATACTTCGAAGCGCTGCGCGGCTTCATCGAGTCCTGTGCGCCGCCCAGTACGAGCCCTCGGCGATAG
- a CDS encoding ankyrin repeat domain-containing protein, producing the protein MHDAVPEVMESRWLNKPSPQSIFIPVNMKLISVVAISLALAVSEFAYSQKGMESNQRTDSSNPASGEWRLERLSGHHYSVALNSTTRSSYIESRHIFVYLEERDFRPDTLKDICNAMAVVYKKPQSLSITIYSDKEMLQRAINVYKAPVCLFDDGTPAGKEALKQFTEKVFPSKTGYYRAYFIRSEHKVDLTYSPYPDKVGTVPVYTERDAIAEQSDDEITRELVSAIEAGEIKKALSCINLGANIRNKGPKGITLLQRAAVRDQLDVIKSLLDHGTDVEEQDDTGGTALMDAAFHAGPEVVQVLLDKGADINAKSNDGCTPLRYAALQGRSNIVEMLLDHGARLEARDEDGWTALMTAIDYPSTVQLLLDRGADVNVRNNAGYTVLNARSPRWSGRDREALVAQWC; encoded by the coding sequence ATGCACGACGCAGTGCCTGAAGTGATGGAAAGTCGTTGGTTGAACAAACCATCCCCGCAAAGTATATTCATACCTGTCAATATGAAATTGATTTCAGTCGTTGCGATTTCATTAGCTTTAGCCGTGTCGGAATTCGCTTACTCCCAAAAGGGAATGGAGTCTAACCAACGAACCGATAGCTCTAATCCAGCATCGGGAGAATGGCGATTAGAGAGGCTCTCTGGCCATCACTATTCGGTAGCTTTGAATTCAACGACCAGGTCCTCGTATATAGAAAGTCGGCATATATTCGTTTATCTGGAAGAAAGGGATTTCAGACCAGATACCCTGAAGGATATATGCAATGCCATGGCGGTTGTGTATAAAAAGCCGCAATCTCTTTCAATAACCATATATAGTGATAAAGAAATGCTCCAACGGGCAATCAATGTCTACAAAGCTCCTGTGTGCTTATTTGACGATGGTACCCCTGCCGGTAAGGAAGCGCTCAAGCAGTTTACGGAGAAAGTGTTTCCCTCCAAAACCGGCTATTATCGCGCTTATTTCATTCGGTCCGAACACAAAGTAGATTTAACGTACAGCCCATATCCAGATAAAGTAGGAACCGTTCCAGTCTACACGGAGCGTGACGCCATTGCGGAGCAGAGCGACGATGAAATTACGCGAGAGTTGGTGAGTGCTATAGAAGCAGGTGAGATTAAGAAGGCCTTGTCGTGCATAAATCTCGGAGCCAATATTCGGAATAAGGGGCCAAAAGGAATTACGTTGCTCCAAAGGGCCGCCGTAAGAGACCAATTAGACGTAATCAAATCATTGCTCGATCATGGAACGGATGTAGAGGAACAGGATGACACTGGTGGAACCGCATTGATGGATGCTGCTTTCCATGCTGGTCCTGAAGTTGTTCAGGTCTTACTTGATAAAGGTGCAGACATAAACGCCAAGAGTAATGACGGTTGTACGCCGCTAAGGTATGCTGCGCTTCAAGGACGCTCGAACATAGTTGAAATGTTGTTAGACCATGGAGCGAGGTTAGAAGCGAGGGATGAGGACGGCTGGACTGCGCTAATGACGGCCATAGATTATCCAAGCACAGTGCAGTTGTTATTAGATAGGGGTGCAGATGTCAACGTTCGTAACAATGCAGGATATACGGTCCTTAATGCTCGCAGCCCGCGATGGTCAGGTAGAGACCGTGAGGCTCTTGTTGCGCAGTGGTGCTGA
- a CDS encoding ATP-dependent Clp protease ATP-binding subunit, producing MFERYTEKARRVIFFARYEASQFGAQAIEAEHVLLGLLREDKQLTQKFFRSPHSTVESIRRQIESRTPLRDKVSASIDLPLSTSAKRVLSYAADESERLGHRHIGTEHLLLGILREDKSSAAEILYERGLRLNQIREDLNRAQHNERALAQKKDAPHLAEFSRDLTEAAHNDQLDPLIGREGETERVIQILCRRTKNNPVLIGEPGVGKTAIVEGLAQRIVSGDVPPFLRDKRILALDLSLVVAGTKYRGQFEERLKTIMRELIENPHYIIFIDELHTLVGAGSAEGSLDAANILKPALSRGEIQCIGATTPAEFRKTIEKDRSLERRFQSVKVPPPTEPETVKILEGVKDRYETFHQVRYTEDAIETAVYGSQRYIPDRFLPDKAIDIVDEAGARVKLREANLPAEILDCQRKLRRHTAAFERATAERDFERAKIFKQKEQEELDRLATLRESHNLVAEHFPVVTRDDIEEVISRWTGIPITTLKEEESAKLLRIELELHKRIISQGRAISALSRAIRRSRAGLKNPNRPVGSFLFLGPTGVGKTEVARSLAEFLFGSERALLRFDMSEYMEKHAVSKLIGSPPGYVGHEEGGQLTEKIKRNPYSVLLLDEIEKAHPDLFNILLQVLEDGTLTDSLGNTIDFKNTILIMTSNIGARFIQKRGHMGFQASARTQQATVEEGVMQAVKQTFNPEFVNRLDEIIVFEPLTDADLFEIVGLLVALLNRTLIRRKLQVQMTEDAKRWVVEQTCADRTYGARPLRRALQKYVEDPLSDALIGGSFSEASVVEVYLEGDSLGYRAVELEELGDELLVQ from the coding sequence ATGTTCGAACGTTACACCGAAAAGGCTCGCCGCGTAATATTCTTTGCACGATATGAAGCAAGTCAGTTTGGCGCCCAGGCCATCGAGGCTGAGCACGTTCTGCTCGGCTTGCTTCGCGAGGACAAGCAGCTAACCCAAAAGTTCTTTCGCAGTCCACATTCGACAGTCGAGTCAATCCGCCGACAGATCGAATCCCGCACCCCGCTTCGCGACAAGGTGTCCGCCTCCATAGACCTGCCGCTGTCCACCAGCGCCAAGCGAGTGCTGAGTTACGCCGCCGACGAAAGCGAGCGGCTCGGGCACCGGCACATCGGAACCGAGCACTTGTTGCTGGGCATTTTGCGCGAAGACAAATCTTCTGCAGCCGAGATACTCTACGAGCGCGGCCTCAGACTCAATCAGATTCGCGAAGACCTCAACCGCGCGCAGCACAACGAGCGCGCGCTGGCTCAAAAGAAAGACGCGCCCCACCTGGCCGAGTTCAGCCGCGACCTGACCGAAGCGGCACACAACGATCAGCTCGATCCGTTGATCGGACGCGAAGGCGAAACCGAGCGCGTGATACAGATTCTCTGCCGCCGCACCAAGAACAACCCCGTGCTGATAGGCGAGCCTGGTGTGGGGAAGACCGCAATCGTCGAAGGGCTCGCGCAAAGAATAGTCTCGGGCGACGTGCCGCCGTTCCTACGCGACAAACGTATCCTCGCGCTTGACCTTTCATTGGTGGTTGCCGGCACCAAGTATCGCGGCCAGTTTGAGGAGCGCCTCAAGACGATCATGCGCGAGTTGATCGAGAATCCGCACTACATCATCTTCATTGACGAGCTGCACACGCTGGTCGGCGCGGGATCGGCTGAAGGGTCGCTCGACGCGGCCAACATTCTGAAGCCGGCACTTTCACGCGGCGAGATCCAATGCATCGGCGCGACAACGCCAGCAGAGTTTCGCAAGACGATTGAGAAGGACCGCTCGCTTGAACGGCGATTCCAGTCGGTCAAGGTTCCGCCGCCCACCGAACCCGAAACGGTCAAGATACTGGAAGGCGTCAAGGACCGCTACGAAACTTTCCATCAAGTGCGCTACACGGAAGACGCCATCGAGACTGCGGTCTACGGGTCGCAGCGGTACATTCCCGATCGATTCCTTCCCGACAAGGCGATAGACATCGTCGACGAAGCCGGCGCGCGAGTTAAGCTGCGCGAGGCCAATTTGCCGGCCGAAATACTCGATTGCCAGCGCAAGCTGCGCCGTCACACCGCCGCCTTCGAACGCGCTACCGCAGAACGCGACTTCGAGCGGGCGAAGATCTTCAAGCAGAAAGAGCAGGAAGAACTGGACCGGCTCGCCACGCTTCGCGAGTCTCACAATCTTGTAGCCGAGCACTTCCCGGTCGTCACTCGGGATGATATCGAAGAGGTGATCTCCCGCTGGACGGGTATACCTATCACCACGCTTAAAGAGGAAGAATCGGCGAAACTGCTGCGCATCGAACTCGAGCTGCACAAACGCATCATCAGCCAGGGCCGCGCAATTTCGGCGCTCTCGCGCGCCATTCGCCGCAGCCGGGCGGGGCTGAAGAACCCGAATCGACCCGTGGGCTCGTTCCTCTTTCTCGGACCGACCGGCGTCGGCAAGACCGAAGTCGCCCGATCGCTTGCGGAATTCCTGTTCGGTTCCGAGCGCGCCTTACTCCGGTTCGATATGTCCGAGTACATGGAGAAGCACGCCGTTTCGAAGCTGATTGGCAGCCCGCCGGGTTACGTCGGCCACGAGGAAGGCGGGCAGTTGACTGAAAAGATCAAGCGCAATCCCTATTCGGTATTGCTGCTCGATGAGATCGAAAAGGCGCATCCGGATCTTTTCAATATCCTGCTGCAGGTGCTTGAAGACGGAACGCTGACAGACTCCCTCGGAAACACAATCGACTTCAAGAACACGATCCTCATCATGACCTCGAACATCGGCGCGCGGTTCATCCAGAAACGCGGGCATATGGGCTTCCAGGCGTCAGCGCGAACACAGCAGGCGACCGTCGAAGAAGGCGTGATGCAAGCCGTAAAGCAGACGTTCAACCCGGAGTTCGTCAATCGCCTGGACGAGATCATCGTGTTCGAGCCGCTCACCGACGCCGACCTGTTCGAGATAGTCGGTCTGCTGGTCGCGCTTCTCAATCGCACGCTTATTCGCAGAAAGCTTCAAGTGCAAATGACTGAAGACGCGAAGCGCTGGGTGGTGGAACAAACTTGCGCGGACCGCACCTACGGCGCGCGTCCGTTGCGCCGTGCGTTGCAGAAGTACGTTGAAGACCCGCTTTCAGATGCGCTGATTGGCGGCAGCTTCAGCGAGGCATCCGTCGTCGAGGTATACCTGGAAGGCGATTCGCTAGGGTATCGCGCCGTTGAGCTTGAAGAGTTGGGCGACGAACTTCTGGTGCAATGA
- the rfaE2 gene encoding D-glycero-beta-D-manno-heptose 1-phosphate adenylyltransferase → MTKILDHAALIRERQRLRSEGKRLVFTNGCFDLLHSGHVAYLREARSLGDALVVALNSDRSVGILKGQGRPIMKEAERAEVIAALEAVDYVIIFDEPTPHKLIADLLPDVLVKGGDWPLDEIVGREEVAAAGGTVLSLPYVEGSSTTDIIERIKNLPS, encoded by the coding sequence ATGACGAAGATCCTGGACCACGCCGCGTTGATCCGAGAACGCCAGCGCCTTAGAAGCGAAGGCAAGCGACTGGTGTTCACCAACGGTTGCTTCGATCTGCTTCACTCTGGGCACGTGGCTTACTTGAGAGAAGCGCGTTCGCTGGGCGATGCGCTGGTCGTTGCGCTGAATAGCGATCGCTCGGTTGGTATCCTGAAGGGGCAAGGCCGCCCGATCATGAAAGAAGCTGAACGCGCTGAAGTAATCGCCGCTCTTGAAGCAGTCGACTACGTGATCATCTTTGACGAACCGACGCCGCATAAGTTAATCGCTGATCTGTTGCCTGATGTGCTGGTCAAAGGCGGGGACTGGCCGCTCGATGAGATCGTCGGACGCGAAGAGGTTGCGGCGGCCGGTGGCACGGTTTTGTCGCTGCCCTACGTTGAAGGCTCATCGACAACAGATATCATTGAGAGAATCAAAAATCTTCCATCCTGA
- a CDS encoding FtsX-like permease family protein produces MPYELFIALRYLRAKRKQVMISVITVIAIAAVAMGVASLIVVLAMMTGFRQEFQAKILSGTAHLNLSHKERQPIENYRELVRRLSSLPHIRSASATLYQRVLVQGQKDTEGAVLKGVDMNAPPNANEVFQFTVDGNPQSLAEPETDPETGAKIDRIILGRDLAQTVGLKVGDIATIISPQGHLTPVGLAPRYRDFSVAGIFASGLSDYDATWAYISLEAAQRLSGAEDVAEIIQMKVDDVDAVKRIGAEVLAAVGDDYEVQDWQQLNAPIYSALSYEKYLTGVALLIVIGIAALNIITVLIMIVLEKHKDIAVLKTMGATNRSVMYLFMAQGVLIGIVGIVIGVVAGTGFCYFANNHRWIKLPAGAYALDYLPFHATWIDVVVVAAVTIAISFLSTIFPSLSAARLNPVEALRYE; encoded by the coding sequence ATGCCTTACGAACTCTTCATCGCATTACGTTACCTGCGCGCCAAGCGAAAGCAGGTGATGATTTCGGTCATCACCGTCATCGCCATCGCTGCGGTGGCAATGGGCGTAGCCTCCCTGATCGTCGTGCTCGCGATGATGACCGGCTTCCGGCAGGAGTTCCAGGCGAAGATTCTGTCGGGCACGGCTCACCTCAATCTCAGCCACAAAGAGCGCCAGCCGATTGAGAACTATCGCGAACTGGTGCGACGCCTGAGCTCTCTTCCTCACATTCGTTCAGCTTCGGCAACCCTCTATCAACGAGTGCTCGTCCAGGGGCAAAAAGACACCGAAGGCGCGGTCCTCAAAGGCGTCGACATGAACGCGCCGCCCAACGCCAACGAGGTTTTCCAATTCACCGTTGACGGCAATCCGCAGTCGCTAGCCGAACCTGAGACCGATCCGGAGACGGGCGCGAAGATCGACCGAATAATCCTCGGGCGCGACCTCGCACAAACAGTCGGACTCAAGGTTGGCGACATCGCGACGATCATCTCTCCTCAAGGTCATCTGACGCCGGTCGGTCTCGCGCCGCGCTATCGCGACTTCAGTGTCGCGGGCATTTTCGCTTCGGGTCTCAGCGACTATGACGCGACCTGGGCTTACATCTCGCTTGAAGCCGCCCAGCGGCTTTCAGGCGCGGAGGACGTGGCCGAGATTATCCAGATGAAAGTTGACGACGTCGACGCGGTCAAGCGAATAGGCGCCGAAGTGCTCGCCGCGGTCGGCGATGACTACGAAGTGCAGGACTGGCAGCAACTGAATGCGCCGATCTACAGCGCGCTCAGCTATGAAAAGTATCTGACCGGAGTCGCGTTGCTGATCGTGATTGGAATCGCCGCGCTCAACATAATCACAGTGTTGATAATGATCGTTCTGGAAAAGCACAAGGACATAGCGGTGCTCAAAACGATGGGCGCGACCAATCGCAGCGTGATGTATCTCTTCATGGCTCAAGGGGTGTTGATAGGAATAGTGGGTATCGTCATCGGCGTTGTGGCCGGCACGGGCTTTTGTTATTTCGCGAACAACCACCGGTGGATCAAGCTGCCGGCCGGCGCGTACGCGCTAGACTATCTCCCATTCCACGCGACGTGGATTGATGTTGTCGTGGTTGCGGCGGTCACAATCGCGATCAGCTTCTTATCGACCATCTTTCCATCGCTGAGCGCGGCGCGGCTCAACCCGGTTGAAGCGCTGAGATACGAATGA